In Dioscorea cayenensis subsp. rotundata cultivar TDr96_F1 chromosome 9, TDr96_F1_v2_PseudoChromosome.rev07_lg8_w22 25.fasta, whole genome shotgun sequence, a genomic segment contains:
- the LOC120268631 gene encoding zinc finger MYM-type protein 1-like, which produces MVEPITINTLIFSKFGETLLPRNLRLQDFWRSERREKVFLPYSNVFWWISKEYVNEHHQRRLSVIGIFKDHHQRVVSDIRHQISGGPTWSAARAEARAGWPKNFEISLFGQFDKKPLTSPKIKIPNIFPKFTSYLLPGARATTNFVLLLLAAKVTVTASQFLLNHKVTISSQSQGHYTKAETHKLFKMDKFLTKRPKSTESSVKDNNATTSSSPKRARVEFDQNNLIVDPGLRMPIEKYDANIRDEVRRSYVAKGPCQPKTHNFPKKKYGNQNRCFNPSWFDSFPWLEYSVEKDSAFCLWCYLFKLTTYGLQSGRDVFSKTGYNNWKNAISTFRDHEGNVASIHNFSADKLELFKNPRQSVTQKISQHSSEMEIAYRVRLTAVLDVVRFLLRQGLAFRGHDESSSSKNNGNFLELLYWYGARVDKIAKTLKENAPGNNQMTAPKIQKDLVHSCAEKVRSLIIEDIGDRIFSLMVDEARDISVKEQMAIVLRYVNSRGQVIERFLCIEHVTNTSSKTLKETIDNLFAKYGLSLSRLRGQGYDGASNMRGEFNGLKSLILKDNPYAMYVHCFAHKLQLVVVGLAKKMPIINDFFSYVIKIVNLVGASCKRKDELRQRQHENIVTHIEKGAISTSRGLNQETSLARPGDTCWGSHYYTILRLIMMWQAVTDVVGNIHDDGTSPDQQGVALGLIDRMERLEFVFILFFMKKVLGITNGLSQALQEKNQNIVNALDMVECAKLKLQSLRDDGWDELLADVSEFCVKSDIEMPNNMEDTMLVRGRPRREKQTTTYLHYYRVDVFYSVLDMIMQDMNSRFSESTIELLSCISCLDPKQSFSRFDSVKLVRIAELYPKDFSEIDRMALVDQLEMYICDMRKNVDFSSLGSIGELAMKLVETEKHVRYPLVYQLIELALVLPVSTASVERVFSAMNIIKTDLRNKMEDDFLTDSLVCYIEKDIFNEIDNEDVLQEKVMRLLFKLRTQSSEKLVRGPATHWKGKGPRGQGVQSGPRCKDKIAEEDSGANTSLLEDSGSRTRLLKKMRNVGWDYAASKDSGKF; this is translated from the exons ATGGTggagccgattactataaataccctgaTATTCTCTAAATTCGGGGAGACTCTTTTGCCGAGAAACCTAAGGCTGCAGGATTTTTGGAGATCTGAGCGGCGGGAGAAagtgtttcttccatattccaatgtATTCTGGTGGATTTCTAAAGAGTATGTCAATGAGCATCATCAGAGAAGATTGAGCGTGataggcatcttcaaagatcatcatcagagggtcGTGAGTGATATACGTCATCAGATCAGTGGCGGACCTACATGGTCGGCAGCCCGGGCTGAAGCCCGGGCTGGCTGGCCGAAAAACTTTGAAATATCTCTGTTCGGGCAGTTTGATAAA AAGCCATTAACTTCCCCCAAAATTAAAATCCCTAACATTTTCCCCAAATTTACCTCCTACCTTCTGCCAGGGGCCAGGGCCACCACCAATTTCGTTCTTCTGCTACTGGCCGCCAAAGTCACCGTCACAGCCTCACAGTTTCTTCTTAATCACAAAGTCACAATTTCTTCTCAATCACAAGGCCACTACACCAAAGCAGAGACACATAA GTTATTTAAAATGGACAAGTTTTTGACTAAAAGACCAAAAAGCACCGAGTCGAGTGTTAAAGATAATAACGCGACTACATCTTCAAGTCCGAAACGAGCAAGAGTTGAGTTTGATCAAAATAACCTAATCGTGGATCCCGGGCTTCGAATGCCAATTGAGAAATATGATGCCAACATTAGAGATGAGGTGAGACGATCTTATGTAGCAAAAGGTCCTTGTCAACCAAAGACTCACAACTTTCCTAAGAAGAAATATGGAAATCAAAATAGGTGTTTCAATCCTTCATGGTTTGATTCTTTTCCATGGCTAGAATATAGTGTGGAGAAGGATTCTGCATTTTGCTTgtggtgttatttatttaaactaacAACTTATGGATTGCAAAGCGGGAGGGATGTGTTTTCCAAAACGGGGTATAATAATTGGAAGAATGCAATTTCTACTTTCAGAGATCATGAAGGAAATGTTGCTAGCATTCATAATTTTTCAGCTGATAAATTGGAATTGTTCAAGAACCCACGACAAAGTGTCACACAAAAGATCTCGCAACATAGTTCAGAAATGGAAATTGCTTATCGAGTTAGATTGACAGCGGTTCTAGATGTTGTGCGATTTTTGTTAAGACAAGGTTTAGCTTTTCGGGGGCACGATGAATCTTCAAGTTCCAAGAACAATGGTAACTTTTTGGAGTTACTCTATTGGTATGGTGCACGTGTTGATAAGATTGCCAAGACATTGAAAGAAAATGCTCCCGGGAATAACCAAATGACTgctccaaaaattcaaaaggacTTGGTGCATTCTTGTGCTGAAAAAGTGAGATCGCTCATTATTGAAGACATTGGTGATCGGATTTTCTCACTTATGGTTGATGAAGCTAGAGACATTTCAGTGAAGGAACAAATGGCTATTGTTTTGAGATATGTTAATTCTCGTGGAcaagtgattgagagatttctttgTATAGAGCATGTGACAAACACTTCATCCAAGACTTTGAAAGAGACTATTGataatttatttgcaaaatatggATTGTCCTTATCAAGGTTACGAGGTCAAGGTTATGATGGAGCTTCTAATATGCGAGGAGAATTTAATGGCCTAAAGTCACTCATATTGAAGGATAATCCATATGCAATGTATGTTCATTGCTTTGCGCATAAACTTCAATTAGTTGTCGTTGGTCTTGCGAAAAAAATGCCTATTATCAACGACTTCTTTAGTTATGTGATTAAGATTGTCAATTTGGTTGGAGCATCATGTAAAAGGAAAGATGAACTTCGACAAAGACAACATGAAAATATAGTTACACATATAGAGAAAGGTGCAATTTCTACTAGCAGAGGCCTCAATCAAGAGACAAGCCTTGCAAGACCCGGGGACACATGTTGGGGATCTCATTATTATACAATACTTCGTCTTATAATGATGTGGCAAGCTGTAACGGATGTTGTTGGAAATATTCATGATGATGGAACTAGCCCTGACCAACAAGGTGTAGCTTTGGGTTTGATTGATCGTATGGAAAGACTTGAATTTgtgttcatattattttttatgaaaaaagtgTTGGGTATAACAAATGGCTTGTCACAAGCATTgcaagagaaaaatcaaaatatagtgAATGCTTTAGACATGGTTGAATGTGCCAAGCTTAAGTTACAATCATTGAGAGATGATGGATGGGATGAATTGTTGGCTGATGTTTCAGAGTTTTGTGTTAAAAGTGATATTGAGATGCCAAATAATATGGAAGATACTATGTTGGTCCGAGGTCGTCCAAGACGTGAGAAACAAACTACTACATATTTGCACTACTATCGCGTTGATGTTTTTTACTCG GTTCTTGATATGATTATGCAAGATATGAATAGTCGTTTTTCAGAATCTACTATTGAATTGCTTTCTTGCATAAGTTGCCTTGATCCAAAACAATCATTTTCAAGATTTGATTCTGTTAAATTAGTTCGTATTGCTGAGCTTTATCCTAAAGATTTCTCAGAAATTGATCGAATGGCATTGGTAGATCAGTTAGAGATGTACATATGTGACATGagaaaaaatgttgatttttcttCACTAGGAAGCATTGGAGAACTTGCTATGAAGTTGGTGGAAACAGAAAAACATGTCAGATATCCTCTAGTTTATCAGTTGATTGAGTTGGCGTTGGTCTTACCCGTTTCCACTGCTTCCGTTGAAAGAGTTTTTTCAGCAATGAATATCATCAAGACCGATTTGCGTAACAAAATGGAGGATGATTTCTTGACTGATAGCTTGGTTTGCTATATTGAGAAAGAcatatttaatgaaattgatAATGAAGATGTTTTAca AGAAAAAGTGATGAGGTTGTTATTCAAGTTGAGGACACAGAGCTCAGAGAAGTTGGTGAGGGGGCCAGCGACTCACTGGAAAGGGAAAGGTCCTAGAGGACAAGGTGTGCAAAGTGGCCCTAGGTGCAAGGACAAGATTGCTGAAGAAGACTCTGGCGCGAATACAAGCTTGTTGGAAGACTCCGGCTCGAGGACAAGGTTGCTGAAGAAAATGAGAAATGTGGGTTGGGATTATGCAGCCAGTAAAGATAGTGGGAAATTTTGA